From Xiphophorus couchianus chromosome 23, X_couchianus-1.0, whole genome shotgun sequence, one genomic window encodes:
- the LOC114139585 gene encoding protocadherin beta-15-like, with product MSHIRFAMTEGRQRRRLSCWWCAGIFLLCSVDMILGQLKYSVSEHVSVGSTVGNVGKDLGLDLNTLTSRRFRIVSNSNRSLFELNQNNGVLHVAQNMDREELCDGTKVCLINLKIVVESPLEIHYVSVEIIDINDHSPSFPETEQRLEIAENTPPGTHFQIHAARDPDFGIQSVRLYRLGQNDYFDIQVKESEEDKIPFLVLKKPLDREGKSEHNLVLTALDGGTPSRSGKLNLTINVLDANDNRPVFSKDIYTVSLNENAPIGTIVIKVNATDSDEGLNGEIEYTFGKTQKKQVYDIFELDSITGEIRLKGKVDFEETEIYRLDLQASDKGQPPWTGESRVVIKLKDLNDNKPEIEITSLSSQIPEDSKPGTVVALISVRDRDSGMNGKVICKISDNVPFDLTPSIEENMFSLVTKGRLDREAESHYDITITATDSGEPRLSAAKTLQIHVSDINDNRPVFSQNPFEIYLVENNTPGVSVFSITASDKDVNENAAITYSIRKSDGINGDVAHFFNIHSENGEISALKSFDFESRKTFQFQVVATDSGTPSLSSNVTVNVFILDQNDNAPVILYPLSSNGSAEGVEEIPRNVNAGHLVTKVRAYDADIGYNGWLLFSLQEVTDHSLFGLDRYTGQIRTLRSFTETDEAEHKLVILVKDNGNVSLSATATVIVKLVEPKEAFAASDVKSAANDDEGNDVTFYLMITLGAVSVLFIISIIVLIAMQCSKSTDYTSKYLQETNYDGTLCHSIQYRSGDKRYMLVGPRMSIGSTIVPGSHANTLVLPDRRRTSEEVRQSFSFKRCFFFNGGLLFVIVVAKVFTFPSRPQFF from the coding sequence atGTCACATATTCGTTTCGCAATGACAGAAGGAAGACAAAGGCGCCGGCTGAGCTGTTGGTGGTGTGCGGGGATTTTTCTGCTGTGCTCCGTGGATATGATTTTGGGTCAACTGAAGTACTCCGTTTCTGAGCATGTCAGTGTCGGATCCACGGTTGGGAATGTTGGCAAGGATTTGGGATTGGACCTCAACACTTTGACAAGCAGACGATTTCGCATCGTTTCTAACTCCAATCGCTCCCTGTTTGAATTAAATCAGAATAATGGAGTGCTGCACGTTGCGCAAAATATGGATCGGGAAGAGCTCTGTGATGGAACAAAGGTTTGTTTGATAAACCTTAAAATTGTTGTCGAAAGCCCACTGGAAATACATTATGTTAGTGTAGAAATAATAGATATCAATGATCATTCACCGTCTTTTCCTGAAACCGAGCAGCGGCTGGAGATAGCAGAGAACACTCCTCCAGGCACTCATTTCCAAATTCATGCAGCTAGAGATCCTGATTTTGGCATACAGTCAGTTCGACTGTATAGATTAGGTCAAAACGATTACTTCGATATTCAAGTTAAAGAAAGCGAGGAAGACAAAATACCATTTTTGGTGCTTAAAAAGCCTTTAGACCGAGAAGGAAAATCAGAGCATAATTTAGTGCTAACGGCTCTGGACGGGGGCACACCATCACGATCTGGAAAACTTAATTTAACTATAAATGTATTAGATGCAAATGATAATCGTCCTGTGTTCAGCAAAGACATTTATACTGTGTCTTTAAATGAAAACGCTCCTATAGGGACTATCGTAATCAAAGTAAATGCAACAGATTCAGACGAAGGCCTGAATGGTGAAATTGAGTACAcctttggaaaaacacaaaagaaacaggTGTATGATATATTTGAGTTAGATAGTATCACTGGTGAAATTCGACTAAAAGGAAAAGTTGACTTCGAGGAAACAGAGATATACAGATTAGACTTGCAAGCTTCAGATAAAGGCCAACCGCCCTGGACAGGCGAAAGTAGAGTTgtgataaaattaaaagatttgaaCGATAATAAACCCGAAATTGAAATAACATCATTGTCCAGCCAAATACCAGAGGATTCAAAACCTGGCACTGTTGTCGCGCTTATCAGCGTCAGGGACAGAGATTCAGGCATGAATGggaaagttatttgtaaaatatcgGATAATGTGCCGTTTGATTTGACACCATCTATTGAAGAGAACATGTTCTCTCTAGTTACAAAGGGGCGTTTAGATCGTGAGGCTGAATCTCATTATGATATCACCATAACTGCTACTGACTCTGGGGAACCCAGACTTTCAGCAGCAAAGACTTTGCAAATTCATGTGTCAGATATTAATGACAACAGgccagtcttcagtcagaatcCATTTGAAATCTATCTAGTAGAAAACAATACACCAGGTGTGTCGGTCTTTTCCATAACAGCATCAGATAAAGATGTGAACGAAAATGCAGCAATAACATACAGCATTAGGAAAAGCGACGGGATTAATGGAGATGTggcacatttttttaacatccaTTCCGAAAACGGCGAAATATCTGCATTGAAAAGTTTCGATTTTGAAAGTAGAAAAACTTTCCAGTTCCAAGTTGTCGCCACTGATTCTGGGACTCCGTCACTGAGCAGCAACGTCACAGTGAACGTGTTCATTCTGGATCAGAACGACAACGCTCCAGTCATCCTGTATCCACTCAGCTCCAATGGTTCTGCTGAAGGTGTGGAGGAGATTCCACGCAACGTGAACGCAGGACACTTGGTGACTAAAGTCAGAGCTTATGACGCTGATATAGGATATAATGGCTGGTTGCTGTTTTCACTGCAGGAAGTTACTGACCACAGTCTGTTTGGTTTGGACCGCTACACTGGACAGATCAGAACACTTCGCTCATTCACAGAGACAGACGAGGCTGAACATAAACTGGTCATACTGGTGAAGGATAATGGCAACGTTTCACTATCAGCAACAGCTACTGTGATTGTTAAACTGGTGGAACCAAAAGAAGCTTTTGCAGCTTCTGATGTTAAAAGTGCAGCAAATGATGATGAGGGAAATGATGTGACTTTTTACCTGATGATCACTTTGGGCGCAGTTTCAGTTCTGTTTATCATCAGTATCATCGTACTGATTGCTATGCAGTGCTCCAAATCCACAGACTATACTTCTAAATATCTCCAAGAGACTAATTATGATGGGACACTGTGTCACAGCATCCAGTACAGATCTGGAGACAAACGCTACATGTTAGTTGGACCCAGAATGAGTATTGGATCTACTATAGTACCTGGAAGTCATGCAAATACACTAGTGCTTCCTGACAGGAGGAGAACATCTGAAGAGGTAAGgcaatcattttcttttaaacgttgttttttttttaacggagGTTTGCTTTTTGTCATTGTTGTTGCCAAGGTTTTCACATTTCCCTCCCGCCCCCAATTCTTTTAG